One Aegilops tauschii subsp. strangulata cultivar AL8/78 chromosome 7, Aet v6.0, whole genome shotgun sequence genomic window carries:
- the LOC109748140 gene encoding disease resistance protein RGA5-like gives MRPLIGKLDMLLLDPPPGCSSTEAMDGTRLLRDEVEKISSYLDDLSELTDPPLKAMCWMNEVRDLSYDMEDYINSLIFVPNNNKTIRTLRELSTHVQPPRTQVIIAETLLEFRMYVQETIERHHRYNLLYCRTLRHRFVSMGPMLLPTAHVVTDDIVIDGRMNEFINSLANDRDQQLKVSCLLGSACLGKTTLAEVLYNKFGKNYSCRAFVRVSKKPDMKRAFHDMLWQIQRQRPSRHCKEVELIDKIKKYLQDKRYLIVIDDVWAASVWDIINHACPKGNHGSRLITTTQVEGVALKCCCYQPEYVLEMKHLDDDHSRKLFFNRLFGSESYCPEEFKEVLNDIVEVCDGLPLAIISIASVLASQPAMPTDLLKYIHQSLNSCFSASERMRQALNLSFNNLPHYLTTCLLYLVMYPEGYIFCNDDLVREWVAEGFIDTMERQDRLKVAERYLNELICRRLIHPIRINHNNEVLSCAVHDVVYDFIASKSAEENFIVSIDCSQKNVILSNKVRRLSLLFGDARYAKTPINIRKSQVRSLAYFGLFNCMPCIGDFKLLRVLNLQLSFHGDSSCDPVDLAGISELIQLKYFKIGCGFYIKLPTDGLKCLQTLDITDVVVIRSSVDIILPKLLHLSLPFARSLLYWNGIKWILGGAGGLNSLEDLHLTVSSTDSNDLERNIKSLGHLIQRHQNLRTVVMTHGSKVKNSVVSSTTKLITTKPSKEVINCRAPLLQRFECSQASGITFAKIPKWVKELDNLVILKIAVKELHMICVDILRELCALTALSLYVRSQGNKKIIFDKHGFSALKYFKLRFTTGVAWINFEKDAMPSLWKLKLIFNAVPRMNLKPYFLWTHSDRHELYKRGDALISIDHMPGLREIYAKFGGAAADVEYIKSKRIGISNDPSNPEINMQWVEDQSRNQKQQMNEILEIDFAGVTLDRAAAERSPESLHEFTLDEIMSATSNFANAHFNSDHYKKRNLDKTFCRPGIYKGFFENRKVVVKCFNKFSGDDEWLLVDETELECLAMVHDPHLVKLLGFCDYDNHRMLVYADMPTESLKDHLSNDTQGSSSTKRQEKQLPWLTRLRIAIGAAKGLAFLHEADKPMIHGDFKASNILLGSKTCDSE, from the exons ATGAGACCCCTTATTGGGAAGCTGGACATGCTGCTGCTAGATCCCCCACCGGGATGTTCCTCTACGGAGGCCATGGACGGGACGCGCCTCCTCAGAGATGAGGTTGAAAAGATAAGCTCCTACCTTGATGACCTGTCAGAGCTGACGGATCCTCCTCTGAAAGCCATGTGCTGGATGAATGAGGTGCGTGACCTGTCTTATGACATGGAGGATTACATCAACAGCTTAATATTTGTTCCCAACAATAACAAGACCATCAGGACCCTCCGTGAATTGTCCACACATGTCCAGCCACCCAGGACTCAGGTTATAATTGCGGAAACGCTGTTAGAATTCAGGATGTATGTCCAGGAGACTATTGAACGGCACCATAGGTACAATCTCCTTTATTGCAGGACCTTGAGGCATAGGTTTGTGTCAATGGGCCCTATGCTTCTTCCAACCGCACATGTAGTGACTGATGACATAGTAATTGATGGCCGGATGAACGAATTTATCAACTCACTGGCTAACGATAGGGACCAGCAACTTAAGGTGTCATGTCTTCTTGGATCTGCTTGTCTTGGCAAAACCACACTTGCAGAAGTGTTGTACAACAAATTTGGTAAGAATTACAGTTGTCGAGCTTTCGTTCGGGTGTCCAAGAAACCTGATATGAAAAGAGCTTTCCATGACATGCTCTGGCAAATCCAGCGGCAACGTCCCTCACGGCATTGCAAGGAAGTTGAACTCATTGACAAGATCAAGAAATATCTGCAAGATAAAAG GTATTTGATTGTTATTGATGATGTATGGGCTGCATCAGTATGGGATATTATAAATCATGCTTGTCCAAAAGGTAATCATGGCAGCAGATTAATAACAACTACTCAGGTTGAAGGCGTTGCGTTAAAATGTTGCTGCTATCAACCAGAGTATGTTCTTGAGATGAAACATCTAGATGATGACCACTCTAGAAAGCTTTTCTTTAACAGACTTTTTGGCTCTGAAAGTTATTGTCCTGAAGAGTTCAAAGAGGTTCTAAATGATATTGTTGAAGTATGTGATGGTCTGCCGCTAGCTATAATCAGCATAGCTAGTGTTTTAGCTAGCCAGCCTGCCATGCCAACTGATCTATTGAAGTACATCCATCAGTCGTTAAACTCTTGTTTCTCGGCATCAGAAAGAATGAGACAAGCACTGAATCTTAGCTTCAATAATCTTCCTCATTATTTGACGACATGCTTGCTATATCTTGTTATGTATCCAGAGGGATACATATTCTGCAATGATGATTTGGTGAGGGAATGGGTggcagaaggttttatcgatacAATGGAACGGCAGGACAGGTTGAAAGTTGCAGAGCGCTATCTCAATGAACTTATTTGCAGAAGATTAATCCATCCTATACGTATCAACCACAACAATGAGGTCTTGTCCTGTGCAGTTCATGATGTGGTATATGATTTTATTGCATCCAAATCTGCAGAAGAGAATTTCATTGTGTCAATAGACTGCAGTCAAAAGAACGTGATACTTTCTAATAAGGTCCGTCGACTATCTCTCCTCTTTGGCGATGCAAGATATGCCAAGACACCCATAAACATCAGGAAGTCTCAAGTTCGGTCACTTGCTTATTTTGGATTATTCAACTGCATGCCTTGTATCGGAGATTTCAAGCTTCTTCGTGTTCTAAACCTTCAACTATCATTTCATGGCGACTCTTCTTGTGACCCTGTAGACCTTGCTGGGATTTCAGAACTGATTCAACTGAAATATTTTAAGATTGGATGCGGTTTCTATATAAAACTGCCAACCGATGGGCTAAAATGTTTGCAAACACTAGATATTACAGATGTGGTAGTCATTAGGTCATCAGTGGACATCATTCTCCCAAAATTGTTGCACCTCAGTCTGCCTTTCGCAAGAAGTTTGTTGTATTGGAACGGCATTAAGTGGATTCTAGGAGGAGCTGGCGGACTGAACTCCTTGGAGGATCTTCATCTTACCGTTTCTTCTACAGATTCCAATGATCTGGAGAGAAACATCAAATCTTTGGGTCATTTAATCCAACGACATCAAAACTTGAGAACTGTAGTAATGACCCATGGTTCCAAGGTTAAAAATAGTGTGGTTAGTAGTACTACAAAATTAATCACCACCAAGCCATCCAAGGAGGTGATTAATTGTAGAGCGCCACTTCTCCAGAGATTTGAATGCTCACAGGCTAGCGGCATCACATTTGCCAAAATTCCTAAGTGGGTTAAAGAACTTGACAACCTAGTTATTTTGAAGATTGCAGTGAAAGAACTTCACATGATTTGTGTTGATATTCTCAGGGAATTGTGTGCCCTCACTGCTCTATCTCTGTATGTGCGAAGCCAGGGCAATAAAAAGATCATCTTTGACAAGCACGGGTTCTCAGCTCTCAAATACTTCAAGTTGAGGTTCACGACTGGGGTAGCTTGGATAAACTTTGAGAAGGATGCAATGCCTAGTCTCTGGaagctcaaattaattttcaaTGCCGTCCCCCGAATGAACCTAAAACCATACTTTCTTTGGACTCACTCCGACCGGCACGAACTATATAAGCGGGGTGATGCACTGATCAGCATCGACCATATGCCAGGTCTTAGAGAGATCTATGCAAAATTTGGTGGTGCAGCTGCTGATGTAGAGTATATCAAGAGTAAGAGGATCGGCATTAGTAATGATCCAAGCAATCCTGAAATCAACATGCAATGGGTAGAGGACCAAAGCAGAAATCAGAAACAGCAAATGAATGAGATTCTGGAGATAGACTTTGCAGGTGTAACATTGGATAGAGCAGCTGCTGAAAG GTCACCAGAGTCTCTGCATGAATTCACACTCGATGAGATCATGTCCGCCACCAGCAACTTCGCCAATGCACACTTCAACAGTGACCACTACAAGAAAAGGAACCTCGACAAGACATTCTGCCGCCCCGGCATCTACAAGGGCTTCTTTGAAAACAGAAAGGTCGTTGTCAAGTGCTTCAACAAGTTCAGTGGCGACGATGAGTGGCTG CTGGTCGATGAGACAGAGCTGGAGTGCCTCGCAATGGTGCATGATCCTCATCTAGTGAAGCTGCTTGGCTTCTGTGACTACGACAATCACAGGATGCTCGTATACGCTGATATGCCCACGGAAAGCCTCAAGGACCACCTTTCCAACG ATACACAAGGGTCGTCATCAACAAAACGTCAAGAGAAACAGCTACCATGGTTAACGCGTCTCAGGATCGCCATTGGAGCGGCCAAGGGCCTGGCTTTCCTACACGAGGCGGACAAGCCGATGATCCACGGTGATTTCAAAGCTTCCAACATTCTGCTTGGCTCG AAAACTTGTGATTCAGAGTGA
- the LOC141026484 gene encoding probable serine/threonine-protein kinase PBL8, whose amino-acid sequence MEWSRAYPPFKEDKLIDIIDPSLEGEYSLSAAYSTVEIVSQCLNSMPKERPSMRDVVEALEPLLNLGDNDKAEDVNWEVSSLYPASWDHHHEFQRDELMLATSHFSAENILGKADYGHIYKGAINGKLLVAVMKLHPDYNRHRLKPEGGLLWCFERLRHPHILSLLGYCNQDGHGILVYEHMQRGRLLNHILETNRIGSIPWLSRLKIAVGAAKGLAYLEDERKIYAPLDDERSIYYSGFKASCIMVDSDHTAKLFGFQLVKENPQDKASESDVYNFGLVLLQLLAGGASINEKRLLLKKNPVKWSRSSLNKYNLHRIMDPRLEGQYSFSAASSTATIARRCLQDKERPSMRDVVLALEPLLSDGRHSRAVRWTPSLLLGRYGAVKGRGKGKHGKEVEEPTTGASSVTLPGALNS is encoded by the exons ATGGAGTGGTCACGTGCCTACCCCCCGTTCAAGGAGGACAAGCTGATTGATATCATTGACCCGAGCCTTGAGGGGGAATACTCGTTGTCGGCAGCGTATAGCACTGTGGAGATCGTGAGTCAGTGCCTGAACAGCATGCCCAAGGAGCGGCCATCTATGCGGGACGTCGTGGAAGCGCTTGAGCCCCTGCTCAACCTTGGCGACAATGACAAGGCCGAGGATGTAAATTGGGAGGTTTCTTCCTTATATCCCGCGTCATGGGACCACCATCATGAATTCCAACGGGACGAGCTCATGTTGGCCACCAGCCACTTCTCAGCGGAAAACATTCTCGGCAAGGCTGACTACGGCCACATCTACAAGGGTGCAATCAACGGCAAGCTCTTGGTGGCCGTCATGAAACTCCATCCAGACTACAATCGCCACAGGCTTAAACCAGAGGGAGGGCTG CTGTGGTGTTTTGAGAGATTGCGCCATCCTCATATCCTGAGTCTGCTGGGCTACTGCAACCAAGACGGGCACGGTATACTCGTCTATGAGCACATGCAGAGGGGTAGACTCCTGAACCACATCTTGGAGACCA ATCGCATTGGGTCAATACCATGGTTATCACGGCTCAAGATCGCCGTTGGAGCAGCTAAAGGTCTGGCTTACCTGGAGGACGAGCGGAAGATCTATGCTCCCTTGGACGACGAGCGGAGCATCTACTATAGTGGTTTCAAAGCTTCCTGCATTATGGTTGACTCG GATCATACAGCGAAGCTGTTTGGCTTTCAATTGGTGAAGGAGAATCCACAGGACAAGGCGAGTGAAAGCGATGTGTACAACTTTGGTCTAGTGCTCCTACAGCTGCTGGCCGGGGGGGCATCAATCAACGAGAAGCGACTGCTTCTGAAAAAAAATCCGGTGAAGTGGTCGCGTTCCTCTCTCAATAAGTACAATCTGCACCGAATCATGGACCCTAGACTGGAGGGGCAATACTCATTTTCGGCAGCTTCTAGCACTGCAACCATCGCTCGCCGGTGCCTGCAGGACAAGGAACGACCGTCGATGCGTGACGTAGTGCTAGCCCTTGAGCCACTGCTCAGCGATGGGCGTCACTCAAGGGCGGTACGGTGGACACCCTCGTTGTTACTCGGCCGATATGGTGCTGTAAAAGGGAGAGGCAAAGGTAAGCATGGTAAGGAGGTGGAAGAACCAACAACGGGGGCTTCTTCCGTCACTCTTCCCGGCGCACTGAACTCGTGA